AAAGCCTACTTTACCAACTGGTTTGACTTTGAAACAAATTCAAGATGCTGTTCATGAAGTTGTTAAACACACCCCTACTGCTCATAATTCTCAACCAAACCGTGCCATTATTTTAACTGGTAAGTCTCATCATAAAATATGGGATCATGTTGTTAAAGAAATGGGTGAAAACTCACTAGGTGTTAGACGTCCAACTTCAGTTAGAGATGAAGCGTTTGGGtctgtttttttctttattgaTGAAGCTATTACTAGGAAGTTACAGAAAGAATTTCCAAAACACGATTTCACATTTCCGTTATTTGATGAACAGGTTACAGGCGCTGCTCAAATCCAGACTTGGACAGTTTTACAATCGATGGGATTAGGGGCTCATTTACAACattataatttcttcattgaTGATTCATTACCAGAAGATATTCCAAAAAGTTGGAAATTAAAAGGCCAATTAGTATTTGGTACCCCAATTGCTGGTCCAAGAGAAAAGATTTTCCAAGACAATCCAATTAAAATCTATGATTAAaagcattattattcttattattcttattcttcttcttcttcttattattattatttttttttttttttcaattctttttgtacaataaaatcaattacTCAAGTGTATTCTTCTTATACTTTTATTAcattaaatacttttaaattcaaaacatattttttaatctacatgtaaaaatttcatatgCTGTATTTCTTTTCCCAAATAGGTAAATATGGAGAGAATTTAACCTAATTTggtacatatatatatttacagAGCCTCCagatatcaaataaaacaataaaaactTGTATATAGTATAGTTTTAAACAAATATGTTTGAATcgtaattaataattagatatatatacgtATATATTCTCTAAGGGACATGCAAGTTTTattctaatgaaatatttaatgtttcaaaaattaaatgtaaCGTGATCAATCTATTGAAACCTCTATAAATTCATGACATTCCAAAGGGTAACTAATCTAATAAACTTTGACCGGGTTTTCGACATATTCTTTAACATCAGCTTGACCGGTTGGTAAACCAAAACATAATTGAGACTTAACAACCCAACTTTTTGGAATATCGGCTGGTAAAGCATCTTGAACAAATTGATTGAAATGTTGTAAGTTGGCACCCATACCCATAGATTCCACAGCTACCCAGGATTGGACTTGAGCAGCACCAGAAACTTGTTCACCgaataatggtaataagTCATGATGAGCTGGGTATTCATTTTGTAGCTTCCTAGTGACGGCTTCATCGACAAAGAAAACAACAGTACCAAAAGTTTCATCTCTTTCTGCAATAGCTCTTCTAGCACCATTAGTAGCCTTAGCAACACTATCCCAAACCTTCTTATGAGCATCACCAGTTAAGATAATAGCACGGTTTAATTGACAGTTGAAATGAGTTGGAACGTCTCTAACAATCGTTTGTATAGCTGCTTGCACAGTGTCAATAGAAATACCAGATGGTAATTCTGGTTTTAAGTTGTAGATGGTACGTCTTTCAGAAATTGgctttaaatattgagaGTAAGacattttaataatttggttttggatataattgaaattgattgatgatatttttttgtactatttattatttcatataaataaaataacaattgaaattaagtTCCAAGATgtacaaaatatatatggCTTATATACAAATTTCAAGCGGTAGAATTAACACGATCTAGAGTACTGATTTCATAGTCATAATCTCATCTGCCATGGTTTactgtttgtttttttttcttttttttagctAGAAACTAGTGAAGACTCTGAAATTTACTACAACCttaatctattttttttatcattattgtaATATTACTAAGATCACCACATTTTCCTGTAAAAAAGATTTTCAGATGAGAATAGTCCCCACTTACAAAACATTCCCGAGAGCAGCTATTATTACCAGAAGCGGACATCTGTTTTACACTTTTTTACACCTGGAAATAGTAGTATGCTGAAACAAATGCCATTCTCATCTCAGAATGTTTAGATTGATGAACAAATAACATCCAAGGACAGAATTAGAAATGATAACAATATAATATCGTGATAGTGTAGTAACTTTAGTAATAGGTGTAGCAACATGCGTGTTATAGATTAAGAGCAATAGACAAGCAATACTAGATGCTTTAGAAATGTGGTGAAGAAATGCAAATAAGGCACTGAAACATAGTGCCATTGCATAATagttatttgaaaaaagaattaaaggttacataattttataaaaagaaatatatatatataataattatgaaCATTAATCTTCTctcaaatgaaatttttttaatttatcatcagatttgaatattttagaatattaatagagaaaaaaaagaactaCGACGCGCTATGaagtttaaatttattcgTAAACTTTAACTGGGTTGCTGGCGTATTCTTTTTCACCAGCTGGAGCAGCTGGAACACCGAAGTTCAATTGAGCTTGTAAAACCCAGTTCTTTGGAATATCAGCTGGTAAAGCAGCTTCAACTAATTGGTTGTAATGTTGTAAGTGACCACCTAAACCAATGGCTTCCAAAGCAGTCCAGGCTTGGATTTGAACGGCACCAGAGGACTGGTCAGCCCAAACTGGGAAAGCATCCTTGTAAATGGCAAATTGAGATTGCATATTCTTGGTAACACTAGAGTCAGTGAAGAAAAGGACGGAACCGAAAGCTTCATCTCTAATGGAAGCTGGTCTCTTGGCACCGTCCCCATTACCAATAGCCTTAACGACACTGTCCCAGACCTTGGTCTTAGTAGCACCGGTAATGATAACAGCACGGTTTGGTTGAGAGTTGAAAGCAGATGGGGTTTCCTTGACAATTTCTTGAACAATGGATTGGATATCCTTCAAAGTAACATTGGATGGCAAAACTGGTTTCAAAGCGTAAATTGTACGACGTTGAGCAATTGGTTTCAAAATTGGAGAGGCGGCAGACATTTCGAtgaagtttttttttggtggttttttgtttgttgtATTAAAGCAACTGAGTTGAtctatttataaattaattacaaAGAACGTATAGAACGAAAGATCAATTGTTATAAGATGTGATCAATATATGCTTGCTATTTATATGCAATATTTCGTATGCCAACATCTATCCAACAATTATAACCATTCAATAGGTTACGTATGTTGAACCTACgtgttttattttaagtACCATGACAACCATTACCTAAACGGTATTAGGTtttgatataattaatCAGCAAACTGAGTAATATTATATCTTTTACTTAGTTTGGCGTCATCAAAagatcaatattttctgaAATCTCGGATATTCACCTCGTGAGAAATCTCTATAGGTGTAATCTAGGTATATCAGGTGTGTACTGCGTTTTCTGTGCTACACTTGCCAGAATCGGATCCGTTAGggggaaaaaaatagtggCTTCTGCCAAATATCTAATGGctaattatttgaaactAAACTACATCAAGTAAACGTGATCTTAAAGGGGCGGAAAAATTAATCAGCATACAAGATTGTAATATTAGTAATATTAGCAAACAATGAAAATGTATACATGAACATAAAtagacatatatatatatatgtctaGATGACGACTGTTTCATTTGTGATtgataattgataatttatcagGTATGTATGTATGGTAGTATAACTATTAATAgtaaattattcatatatgcttaaaaattaaaaaagggATAAAATGTGATTGATTATACTTGAAGGAATGTTAGTTGAAATCAAtgggtaaaaaaaaacagaataACAACATTAGGTTGCTATGTGTGTGAAATAAACATTAAGACAAAGAATACATGATAGTATATGTTTGGGacattagaaaataaaagctGACACGTTTAGATTTACGTGAAgtagaatttaaagaaaaaaaagggaTGAGAGGGGAGGGGGGAGTGAATGCAGAATTGTGagtaaattttaattttttaatatttttttttgtgcTGTTAACACCAGAATGCAGCGACTCTCTTCCATTTTGGACcatttcttaatttttctctATACTCCTCATCTTCTTGACGTAACAGTTCTTCATCATATATAGTTCTATGTGAGATCAGATCAATATCCTTTGCTCTAATGAATAATCTCCAGTCACGTTTCCAAATCTTGTAACCGAAATAGAATACAATTAGGATAGGCATGGCCAAGTAGTTGGAGAAGAAACTATTAGCATCTGGGGTATGAGTCCCCATTGGTACCAATGCAACCCAAAATTGTGCTATCAAAGCTAAAATCATCATAATGGCAGCATAAAGAGACCCCAAAATGCCGGTTTGGGACAAATACCCCATTTCTCCTAGGGATCTACCTTGGACCTTCATGGCTCTTCTGAATCTTAAATGGGATAGGCAAATGGCAAACCAAGTAAACAATTGGGATAAACCAGCAATAGCCATTAACCAAGTGAAAACTTCTGTTTCCTTTGGAGAAGTAGCACAAAAGGCAATGACAGCAATGACAGCTGAACAGCACATGGCAATCAAAGGTCTACCTTCACGATCGACATAATCGAAGATCTTAGGAGCACTACCTTGTTGAGCCAAACTCATCAATAAACGAGAAGATGAATAGAAGGCAGAATTACCCACAGAGATAACagaaatcaaaataacTGCATTAACAAAATGTTGAGCTACACGAACACCATGTAAAGAAATAGCCAAGACGTAAGGAGAGGCCTTTGTAGCAGAACCACCTGAACCTAATAATTGATCAGAATCGTATGGAACTAAAAATCCAATCAAAATGATGGTATTTAAGAAAATGACTAACACTCTgtagataattttttttgctgCAGATGGGATGGCCTTTCTTGGATTAGATTGTTCAGCTGCAGTTAAAGCGATAAATTCAGTAGCACCAAATGCGAAAGCTGCGGTAACAAAAGTATCCATAACACctttaaatctttcaatCTTGGTTTGACCTCTAAATGCACCTGGATCATTCCAATACTTGGCACCAATATAACCATCAGTACCAGCCGCACCTGTATCGATACAAATAGCCAAGATGAAAAACCCACAAATCATGAGAACTTTACaagtattgaaaataaattcagCCTCGGCATAACCTTTAGCACCaaagaaattaatcaaCAGAATCAACACATAAAAGATAACAACAAATACATCAGGATCCACTTTAGTGGTCCAATATTGAATAGTCATAGACGCAGTAACTAATTCCAAGGGACAAACACAAAGCCATTGAATACAATAAACCCATGCGACGGCAAAATTAAAACCAG
This genomic stretch from Henningerozyma blattae CBS 6284 chromosome 1, complete genome harbors:
- the TBLA0A05180 gene encoding amino acid permease (similar to Saccharomyces cerevisiae AGP1 (YCL025C) and GNP1 (YDR508C); ancestral locus Anc_1.50) produces the protein MKNYFKGDSTSVNSLQDITTENVTQDRFSYDDGSIDTNNGSDSSQNSSQKDFISNIKNKRIRNFLEGFKRAEHHDESSLANVDRITIAPSKDEPTEYPGNNQYQRSSPFSNGLEDDQKVGPDIYIDDLENKQQVELIGTTIQDEELLPGQKKEDSNAELRQTIKPRHVIMMSLGTGIGTGLLVGNAKPLAAAGPAPLVIGYGIMGTCIYCIIQACGEMAVAYGNLTGSFNTFPSFLVDPGFNFAVAWVYCIQWLCVCPLELVTASMTIQYWTTKVDPDVFVVIFYVLILLINFFGAKGYAEAEFIFNTCKVLMICGFFILAICIDTGAAGTDGYIGAKYWNDPGAFRGQTKIERFKGVMDTFVTAAFAFGATEFIALTAAEQSNPRKAIPSAAKKIIYRVLVIFLNTIILIGFLVPYDSDQLLGSGGSATKASPYVLAISLHGVRVAQHFVNAVILISVISVGNSAFYSSSRLLMSLAQQGSAPKIFDYVDREGRPLIAMCCSAVIAVIAFCATSPKETEVFTWLMAIAGLSQLFTWFAICLSHLRFRRAMKVQGRSLGEMGYLSQTGILGSLYAAIMMILALIAQFWVALVPMGTHTPDANSFFSNYLAMPILIVFYFGYKIWKRDWRLFIRAKDIDLISHRTIYDEELLRQEDEEYREKLRNGPKWKRVAAFWC
- the TBLA0A05150 gene encoding uncharacterized protein gives rise to the protein MPFANPALTSIINRRTLYKLKPTLPTGLTLKQIQDAVHEVVKHTPTAHNSQPNRAIILTGKSHHKIWDHVVKEMGENSLGVRRPTSVRDEAFGSVFFFIDEAITRKLQKEFPKHDFTFPLFDEQVTGAAQIQTWTVLQSMGLGAHLQHYNFFIDDSLPEDIPKSWKLKGQLVFGTPIAGPREKIFQDNPIKIYD
- the TBLA0A05170 gene encoding nitroreductase family protein (similar to Saccharomyces cerevisiae FRM2 (YCL026C-A); ancestral locus Anc_1.49); translated protein: MSAASPILKPIAQRRTIYALKPVLPSNVTLKDIQSIVQEIVKETPSAFNSQPNRAVIITGATKTKVWDSVVKAIGNGDGAKRPASIRDEAFGSVLFFTDSSVTKNMQSQFAIYKDAFPVWADQSSGAVQIQAWTALEAIGLGGHLQHYNQLVEAALPADIPKNWVLQAQLNFGVPAAPAGEKEYASNPVKVYE
- the TBLA0A05160 gene encoding uncharacterized protein (similar to Saccharomyces cerevisiae HBN1 (YCL026C-B)), with the protein product MSYSQYLKPISERRTIYNLKPELPSGISIDTVQAAIQTIVRDVPTHFNCQLNRAIILTGDAHKKVWDSVAKATNGARRAIAERDETFGTVVFFVDEAVTRKLQNEYPAHHDLLPLFGEQVSGAAQVQSWVAVESMGMGANLQHFNQFVQDALPADIPKSWVVKSQLCFGLPTGQADVKEYVENPVKVY